The window GATCATTGCCTTGAAATGTTTCTATAGAAAGCATCTAATTGTAaagtaaatgataaaaaggctacaaacataaatatttacttgCGAACATAACGGTGGTAGCATTTCCACCGAGTGCGTCCTTCAGAAGCCAAGTAAGCGAAGAATCTCTATAAGGTATATACCTTCTACTGGAACCACTAGCACCTGAGACTTTTCCCGTTAAAGCCGAAATAACATTGCCCAAGGCTAccaaacttttatttatattcgcaCCTTCCTACACAAAAAGACATTGTATGTTGTTAATTACGTTTCTAGATATATCTTATGAATTGTAAATACACGCATGTTATAgcgaatgaattattattgttattattattattattatgttttattacgatatatatgtttacaaaaagtcaataattgaaaataaatttatctatttatttttttgttttgttttatttgtagtttaataaaaagaagtttcTGGAGCAATATTGATTTCTTAATACTTATGACAATATCGTAAGATatctattatcttattttttttaatagaataacTCACTTTTAGTCGATGTAGACCATCGCACCTTTGAGCGTTTTCGCTACCGGCTAGATCGACCAAATGCAGCTTACTGCCGTTATTACGAGATGTGACGTCGTTGCGCTTAGAAGAGGACGCGCCATCGTTGTATTTTCTATCGGTATTTTCATCATTCGTTGATTGTTGCCCTGTCGTAGCTATCGTCGTTGATATCTCCGGATTAAGAAAAATTGTGAGCAATGCGTGACTACGACTACTGCTGGAATTTTGTAACGTTGCGGCTGTCTTTCTGGCTTTTGTACCTCCCTCGACGTATGACATTAACGTTTCTAATGTATTAGCTACGTGATACGTCAATCCTtgcgatagaaaataattattttttaaattaatttttaatcgttcgatAGAATCTAAGGAGTATCTTTATCTTTGTTGATTACAATagaatctttaattattatgaaataataaattatttttatgtatcatataaaattattgaaaattgtaaatattttaaaatagaaaaatatatttgctctatgaaaatgatgatttatattgtattaataatgtatttttttataccttGGACGTAAGGACCTAGTCGAGGATGTTCACGAACTCTTAGACTATGGCTACTTGAGGATGGTTTCAAAAGATCTCTCACGCGTTCGttataaatttctaaatagCTAAAACAGTAACAATCatgttattatatgtatatatatatttttttttatatacgtttaaataataccataataacgaatgaattattaagaattctttttcattttttttctttttatccgtACCAATTTATCCTCACAATTGATTTTCACAACGACGTAGATTGTATTATCGTATCTTTCGTCGAAATTCTAAAGTCTTTGATAGataatatgttattaattaaggCTCGATAACAAGGCGTGAAAGTCATTTATCAGAAGCTTTTAACTTTTCGAGTAGTTCGCGAAATTAGAGACGAATTTCTAaggaggataaagaaaaaaaaatagatagagatagaagcaGGTGTCCGCAAAAACGAAAGCGATGGCGACGTCGTATAACACGTTTTCGTGTCTAACGGTTATTACGCTGCTGGAATAAGAATCGATTTGCAATCTTCACTCTCGCCATTACATCGGCGACGAGCGGTAgtaatttaaaacaaaaagaaaaaaaaataagtaacatTTTGGCCGCGAACTCATCGAACAGTTTAATAGTCGCGTAAAAGAACGATCGAAACATGACCTTCGACTCGATTCATCGATCTTCTCTTTGCACTCtgctgtttttttcttttttttttttttacataaaacgccatattctttctttaggccagatacattttttcaatatatatatatatatatatatatgtaataaataaatatatatataataaaaagaaagaaatcacaGAAAGGATTTCACGGTATTGTAATacatcattatattttcttagacGTGTTGCGTGCATCATCTTCACATTTCGAAAGAGCGTGCTAGCAAAagatcattgcattttatTCCAAGAATTCATTAGATTATAACGGCCCTGTATCATGCTATAGGTATTGATATCAAACATTGGTGTAGAATATTGCTCGAAACTTTGCGTCTCTTTCATCCGATAATCATTTCCATAAAGATTTACGATCGGCTTTATTGTAGAACTatgatgagaaaataaaataaaatcctaCAATTGGGCATAATTTACCCGTCTAAGTTATGCTCGTAAGGGCTAACAATAACATCCTTAAGAATCCTGTTCACTCGGCAAAGGTTCGAGCAAAGTTTCTCCCGCTACCCACTAACCTACTTAACGATTTTACGTCCATGACTGTCTTTACGAAGACAAGCAGTACCCATTTATAcgtacattacatatatatcactaaattaaaaaaagaatttctttctttctttctttttttcctatgaataataataataataattatcgtgttAAAACGTATCCTCGTTTAATTCTTCGTTCTCGAATTATCATAATTCCTGTTATAACTAAAGACTATTTTCTAATTCAAATACTATCAGCactgttatcaatattatctttttttaattatacttactaataaatatatgtaagtttcaataatatcattacttTTGATAAGTTTCGTATAGATATTATCTACTTGTTTTtttacgtgtatgtgtgtgttacgTGTTGTTATTCTAGTAATGCGCTGGTAGTTGAAACGTAAAGGGTTAACATCTTTTAGCTGGTACAGTTATCGCTATATATTCGTTCACGTGCAACCGTACACACAACAAAATTTAGCGTTTACCTTGAGTAAGATTTCAAGTCGAGATTTAAACTCtatctaattatttaacaCGTGACTCCTTTCTCCACGTTTCCCCATTCTATTTCTTACCACAGCTTTTAAACAGTTTTTCATTTCGCAGTCATATTATAAAGTTTCTTCCTTGATTAAATGCACGTTAGCGTTTCTTATCACAttcgtctttttttccatccttTAATTACTCCTGGttgttcttttataatatataactacgATGTACTATGTTATAGGTATTCATTCTTCAAGGACACCACTAACACGACGAactctgttatttttttttttctttaagaataACACACGTGCGATCAAAACTCCCATCGATTTACAATTAAACACAATAAACTTGAACGATGCGTTATAAgggaatatatttaaattccaACAATTATatctcaatctttttttttttcttttaactctcATTCAGCTCTTctctaaattatttttaaccgACAAATATGATACTCTGATTTCATTAacgtaattttgataatatatctaaaaatacgatatacgtataattacGAAACACGTAAGAGTTAAAAGTTCGATTTCATTAGctgattgaaaaaagaaaaataaatggaggcacaaataaatagaaaaaaagacagagagagagagagagagagagagagagagagagagagagagagagagagagagagagagagagagtgtgtgaaagaaagagagagagaaagagagagagagagagagagagagagtgggagagggagagagagtgagctTGCGTCCGTTTAGGATTGCGAGTCACGAGGCACTGACTAAGACTATAAGACACATTCAGGCCAGCGAGGGATTGAGCTTACAAGTTTGCAAGCTCAACTTATACGTCTCAAACACCCTCTACCTCTACCCTTTCTCTTAACTATCGTTTAGCATTTTCTACCTACGTAACAACAAAGCCGGACCTTTCGTCTGAAacttaacatattttttttgtttccgtTGATGGTTTCTCATGTAGAGAATgatcagaagaaaaaaaaacacgaagcCAATTGATGAACACTTAAGGAAACACGATACATTTGACGATATATTCTACTGtagcaaaaaatttttttataggatctatttcttttacattatttaccATTTAACTGGAAATAGTGTCTCTGATACTTTGCAAtgatttgatttatataatgCCCTTCTTAAGATACAAAGGGAAAggacaattatttttctatttatagaaaatattgaatttatatataggtatatatgtaaaatgtctataagattaatattcgttcgttttctaCGAAGAACATTCAATTGTGCGATAACAAAACGATTATTCCTCCTCAACTATTGATCGAAAATCCGATCAAGCAAGAAAATACGATGTATGTACTTGAAACGTGATCCGTAGAAAATAACAGATAAAATTGAACCGATAGGCGAACCTTGACCAAAACCAAACATTACCGTCATCGATAGCCAATCTATCTAACAATAAGTAAGCTACAGACATACATCGGTATGAGTATTCGTGAGAAAGGTGTCGAACCTGCGATCTTTCCCACGATTATCAAATAGGAATATTAACGCGATCAGAAAATGAAGGTCGTCTAGGGGCTTAAAATTCTATGTGAATCCACAAATGCTACTTGGTGTTATCGtaagaattttcaaaattcataAGACGTTCACATGTTACAATTTTCAAAAGGAAAGtgtgaaatatataatcgttCATCTTGAGATCATTGGACTATTTTCCATCGTTTTTCATTACTGTGAGCTATCGAAAACGAGCTGTCTGATCGTTGAGAGGTATCATCAATCAAGTCTGCAGTATATCCTGCACGGCAATGGTTTTCTTCAAAAGATGTAACTaaactctatatatatatatatatatatatatatatattcatatacatcGATCTTCCATCTAATGCTTATTCATGATTTCAAACACATTTGGTTTGTCGAGATTCATTCGATCTTTGATTTCTATAATATGTGAATCTTATATGCTATTTACAGAACtcctttgaaatttttatattatatatgcaaaAAGAGGTAAAAGTTATgagatgattttaaaaatcaattgctCTTTTTCGAGATCTTTTAGGCTTGTAGTTAGATTAATTGttttacaatttgaaaaaaaaattagtctaagaaattctaaaaaaaattaattgatttttaaaatcacacacgcgcgcacacacacttacacatatgtatatatataaccacCTGATTGAGACGtggaagatattttctttcaatttttcttctcttatacGAGCAAAGATACCCTTGCAAAGTCGTGGCGTTAGTCCTGGATCAttctacgaaaaaaaaagaatagcatAATTCTTAAAGAATTTGTTAActtacatattaattaataatttgtataccTCCGTTCCCATGATAGTATAAGTCTTTCCGGATGCACTCTGTCCATAAGTAAGAAGACAAGAATTATATCCGGCAAAGATATCATTAAGAACAGATTTGCCAAGAGTATCGTAGATTTTCTCTTGATTAGCATAATTCTCTGATTCAGGATCGGTGGAATCGAAGCAGTAATCGAAATCATACTTTCGTGTACGTTCACGACTATCGCCAGCTTTGTTCAATGGGACTTTTAGATTCGTCAATGAAATCCCATTTTGATCGGTGCAGATGACTACAGTCGATCTAGAGTTCTTCAGTTctctaaattattattaaaatacagaTAGAtcagaatttaatttaaaaaattgattaaaatcgattaaacaAAGATTGTTTAtggagaatatttttcttagatTCAATTTTGAACTGATTAATTAATGTCTATCTAGTtttaaacgtttaaaaaaaaaagaaataaagagaaagaacagaaGAGAAGCTGAACACAATTAATAGCAATTACAGACGcttatttaatatcttattacATTTCTAACCACCGATCACTCTTGCTTCGTATTTCTTGAAAAGTGAGCATGGTTTTGTTCTTACTTTCGTTACCACTTCTATCTGTCTCGTCTAAGTATAGAAACGAAAACACTCTTCATAAAGACGGAGTCAGCCGTTATGTATCTGTGGACTTGACATCCCGTTTCCTTTGATTCTAGTACGACACTCAAATACTATTCTTAAATTAGGTCAGCTGATTTTTTGATCGAACAAGATAAATTTCGTGTGTTACGATGAAATACTCACCGAGCCGAGAACGGTCTCACGCGAACAGCCACTTTAATGTTCGCCATATTGTCAGAGCCCGTTAAGAAGCCACTAATTGTCTTTCATTCACATTGTAACGTCGTTGAAGCTAATTTAAGCTATTGTTAATGGATGACAATTGGATTGAAACGAATGATTGAATGattgacatacatatatcagtGAAAGTATAACAGtaatatacttaaatatatatttaaatttgaaatatcgagagtttaataaatttttgaaaacaCAGGACACACTAACCAGGTCGTTGCAGAGTGCATAAGAACATGAAAAGGCAGAAAATGACGGGAACGGAGTGCGTGTTCGGGCCAAGTGCACGTGCTCTACTGCTGCGATGAAAATATCCACGAGACGCTCCAAAGAACATCATTCGTGCTCATGGTTTATCCCGGCCGGGATACTCGCTCGTACTTACGATGCTCCATTTAAAAGGGAACTATAACCAATTGTACgataatcttctttcttttctacctttctttctttcttttttttttcctttatttcctaGTTTCTCATTAACGTGCGTACTTAATGTATATCGTAGAATCGTATATCCACTTTTTCACTTATACTTCTATTTACtgaataatcgttatattaaatatataaacatacatgaagaagatataaattatgtaaatCTCGATTTAATAAACTATATCTAATATCTAAATATCAATTTGATTGGTATTCACTGTAACACTCCAAACGTTCAACTATAATGAAGTTCGTACTCCAATTATACTCCAGTTGGTACTTTAGTTTGATGTAGTCTTAACGTTTACTACAAGTATCTATGCTCTATCATTCTTCGGTCGTGGCATGGAGTACTGTGAGATATGAAAATGATGTACTGAGAacctttaaaaatataaatacaagttTGTGtgaatatcaataagaaatttaacgatttataaaatttttatatgattccgttttctttttttttttttgaaactcACTGATGCAAAACTTTCAAGTGACATACTATAAAATTTTGCAGCTGTTATTTTGCATGGTACTTTGCATCGCATGATGATCGTTTGTATAGTTAAGCCAAAATTGTTGTTATACCATTCGCTTTCATAAGCAGCTAAGCCTACAGCCTCGCTCTACATTCATGAtacaatagttataatatttattaatagttattaattaattcgttattgttaatatttattaattcgatgaataagtaaataatgtGAGGATAATACGCTTACCTCATCAATCAATTTGTTCCCACTAAAACTAAATAGAAAAAGCTCCAGAATTGCAGAGTTCAAAAAAGCCGTATATTTCATGAATCGTCCTCTATCTTGAACCATCTGAGAAAACatattatacacacatacacacacacacacacacacacaccaggttaatctttataaatttattgagGTACGAATATATTATCGCAAATGATAACGAACCTCAGTGACTTGAAATCCTGCAAAGCACACCAAACCGGTACTAATAATGAATTGACCTAAGGCCAAGATATTTATAACTCTTTCCAGCGTATCAGCGAACCTATCTACGAGTAATTtagttaataatttatttatttttataagattaatatttttcaatgtttgATCATATTACGATCAGAAAAGCtaatattataagaaagattaaaaataatatcagcCAGCTCACGTGATAGCATCCTGATGATTTTTTACACAAGCTGAAAGTTCAGCGTATGTACTTTGATCGTtgccttttatattttttaatcttctctGTAGGATTGCGAATTTTGCGGATCCGTGCATAACAACGACAAGATTGAAACTCGTTGCACCAGCTATAGTAGTGGCTGAGAAACAGCCTGATACAATGTTGAAAGTATAGATTATTTCGAAGAATGGAGAGATCGTATGATTTACAAAGAAATATCCACGAAAGGGTAATACCCTCATAGTTGTATCATGGATATATCCctttaacaaaacaaaacaatctcaaatatttatctatttttttttgttattaatttttagatTATTCTTGCATCAAATACCTCTACGAGGGGAGCGCATATAAATAGAAGAATGGTGCTAGCTACGGTGAATATGAAGTATTTGGATAGACGAAACGTAAATAAACATTTGTCCCTTAAGATGAGAATATCTTCATAGCTTGCTAAAATCCAATCCGTTCTCATAGTCTCAACGATATAGGATATGTCTTTGCggtataagaaataaatcgtgAGTCTAATTCCAGAGAGATAAAAAGCAGTACAAAGAAGAGCACATTCAGTTGCCTCGTTTAAATTATCGATGTTGTTTATTACCTCTATTGTGGTAGCGGTggatatcgatataatctatgtaaatataaaaatttactttaaaagaaaagaaaagaaaagaaaaaatatatttcttaccaTTAAAAACATAGCGactatatgtaaatttttaagtattacaGCTGCCCTAGTAGAATCTTTATCCAATGGCCAAATagacattatttttgttgttatcattacagGTTTTATAAGATTGTTGTATTCGTGCGCAACATATAATTGTCTATTCATGTTGATTcaattttactatatttacgatgaaatattttgtatgattttatttcatatcaaaCGCGTGCTCacaattaaaagatattttaaaattaaaatagttcttctctatttttttttctttttttttctatttaacaattaataacGATCTAGAATGTTGTTTGTCACAAGAGTGCATCTAACTCTCTTcgaaagtaatagaaaaaaatattatctacgaAGTATCCTGGAACAATTCTCCGAGCGTTCTTCAATCGATACAAGCACATCTATCATTTGCGAGTACACTAAAATTAGACTCTTCCAACCTCTAATCAAACAGAGTGATATCCGAACTTTTAAACTACCATATATTCTTCGACATTTTCTACACCATGTTCCATACCATATATTTGCATATCCGATACCATAAGATTTAGCTACAACGTAGGGTAGTATTTTGAACATATGTTAAATGATAGGACATGTGTAAGAATAGATTTAAATCACAATTGCTTTTCTCTTAGAGCAGGTATCGAACTTTCGTCAACTGCTTAAGATTAGGTCTATTAAAATAAGTTGATAGATCGATGGCATCGTCCTATGCTATTCttattctctatttatttataactttgCTCTCTGATGTTCTACGCTCCACCGAATGAAGAACGACGAAGATGTCGGAGTTGCCTACGATGGTACAATTTTATAGTAGCGTGTACTTGTGTTaccattataaaaatgactataataaaaaagaataataagcagagcaagtatatatatatatatatatatatatatatatatatatatatatatatataatattaataatagtgagTTGTATtcataaaatcattttcaatataatcttATAGTGCATTAATATATTCTactatagataatatatttttacatataacactatataataattccaCTAATTATACTTATACAATTAATTACTTAAGCAACTACTATATGCTTAATATCTTAAAAGCGATACTTCATACAATATAATGGTTAGAACACAATAATTAGAGTTAATCAATTGTATGAGAAAAGAACTCTCTTTggtttttcaaaaaaaaattttaaactatatttctaaagatatttgtttaaaactTACTTCCCTTCATATAACTCAATAatcgtttttcgtttttttattgatattcgttttttaatataacgcAGTACTGTCGGTTCTCTCATATCAACGATTTCGTTATGTATAACAAATGAATACGATCATTAAATGAATACAATCATTAAATTCAGGTACACAAGTTATCTTCGACATGTTCAAAATCATGGATCAGTGCAATCCTAGATTTCCACCAAGACCTTGTTCCTTTCTCCATTGAGCCAATCTTATAGCATACCAATCCTACAATACGTTTGTGTATTAGAAGAGGAATAAATGTGAAAGtgagttttaattaaataattatttcgaaaaagacCTGGACATCATCCTCGGAGAGACCTGTTTCCGCTGCCAATAGGACAATGTCACCTGTATGAGGTGCTCTTGGCCATCTTTTAAATTGATCCTCAAGTACAGCTTCCTGATATTCCGTCAAACGAATCGTTCGTGGAATAGGTTTCCTCTGAGGAGAATAGTTTCGAGTACTGCTACTTCG of the Vespa crabro chromosome 4, iyVesCrab1.2, whole genome shotgun sequence genome contains:
- the LOC124423542 gene encoding uncharacterized protein LOC124423542 isoform X3, whose translation is MNRQLYVAHEYNNLIKPVMITTKIMSIWPLDKDSTRAAVILKNLHIVAMFLMIISISTATTIEVINNIDNLNEATECALLCTAFYLSGIRLTIYFLYRKDISYIVETMRTDWILASYEDILILRDKCLFTFRLSKYFIFTVASTILLFICAPLVEGYIHDTTMRVLPFRGYFFVNHTISPFFEIIYTFNIVSGCFSATTIAGATSFNLVVVMHGSAKFAILQRRLKNIKGNDQSTYAELSACVKNHQDAIT
- the LOC124423542 gene encoding odorant receptor 82a-like isoform X1; the protein is MNRQLYVAHEYNNLIKPVMITTKIMSIWPLDKDSTRAAVILKNLHIVAMFLMIISISTATTIEVINNIDNLNEATECALLCTAFYLSGIRLTIYFLYRKDISYIVETMRTDWILASYEDILILRDKCLFTFRLSKYFIFTVASTILLFICAPLVEGYIHDTTMRVLPFRGYFFVNHTISPFFEIIYTFNIVSGCFSATTIAGATSFNLVVVMHGSAKFAILQRRLKNIKGNDQSTYAELSACVKNHQDAITFADTLERVINILALGQFIISTGLVCFAGFQVTEMVQDRGRFMKYTAFLNSAILELFLFSFSGNKLIDEVSVLSSHYLLIHRINKY
- the LOC124423542 gene encoding uncharacterized protein LOC124423542 isoform X2; its protein translation is MNRQLYVAHEYNNLIKPVMITTKIMSIWPLDKDSTRAAVILKNLHIVAMFLMIISISTATTIEVINNIDNLNEATECALLCTAFYLSGIRLTIYFLYRKDISYIVETMRTDWILASYEDILILRDKCLFTFRLSKYFIFTVASTILLFICAPLVEGYIHDTTMRVLPFRGYFFVNHTISPFFEIIYTFNIVSGCFSATTIAGATSFNLVVVMHGSAKFAILQRRLKNIKGNDQSTYAELSACVKNHQDAITFADTLERVINILALGQFIISTGLVCFAGFQVTEVRYHLR